The DNA segment ctgtggtccatgggaagTGTCACAGGCAGGCTTGCCCAAGAGGATTGAGTATTCCAGGAGACGGAAGGGCCAGGCACTGTCTACATCTCCTCGGCTTCCCCTCTATGGTCTCTCAGGATTCAGGATAAAGAAGTGTATTGTGCACTCAACCTTCAGCTCTCAGTACTGCCTAGAACCCAATAGGGAGTCATTTAATGATGCTTGACAGTACTACTCACAACTTAAGACTTACACACACAGCTAGTCCCTAGGCAGACACAAAGCCCATACTATCTATTACTCTGTGCCCAGGCCTCAGAGAGTGAGTCCCATTTCTCCCCTCTCCTGGACTcctcttcattcattttctcagttTAATACCGTCTTGTCCTCAGACCCCACAAAACATGGTGTGTTGTCCTGGCCCCTCCCCAACAGAGCCTGAGGAAGTGTTACCTACACCACTTCCAGCAATTCTTTGCTGGCTTACATTCAAGCCCATCACAGGCTGAGCAGCCCTCCCTAGATCCAGAGGCCACACTCAAGCCTTGTCTTATCTCCACAGGTTCTGGGGACCCTCTGTCTTCCTGAACTTGCCCCTGACCAATTCTCCCTTGCTGTGCCCTCCTGGGTCCCCTCCTCCCTGGGGGCTTCTGCTGACTCTTCTCCAAGGACTCTCCTCTTAAGTCCTCCTCTTAGGAGGCAGGGCTGGCTGAGGATCATCCGGGCTGCTTCTCCTCCCACTCCTCACACATTCCTGGGGACAGCCCTTCTCAAGACACCAGTGCCCATCACACACATACGGTCTTTGCCTCTGGTTTCAAGACTCCCATAAAGAGCCTGGTTGTCCGCACTGGGCTGTTGGCTGGGTACTGCCACAGGAGCCCTGAGCTGGAAGCATGGGAGCCCCACCTGCTCCTTCTTCCTCCTGAGGACACTCCCCTGACCTCCCAGCACACCTGCCCTGGGCCTACCCTGTCTTCTCTCCTCTCAGGGAAGCCGCAACCTCCAGACTCCACCTTCCTCGAATACCAGCTTCTCCCTGACCACTGTCCACCCTCCATGCTATTTTTCTAAGGCTCCAACACACTGCCCATTTGACCATTtcacctcctgcctccccagcctaCAACCCCCCGCCCTGGCATCAGGGCCTAGACAGTTGCTATTCTTAGTTTTTCTTACCCCAGACTTGCGGGCCTTGGGTGTCAGGCTGTCCCATCACCCAAATCCCTCAGGCCACTCAGAgcctcctgctcctccccacATCTCTGCCCCTGATATCTCTCTGCTTGCACTGCTTTACCTCCTTGGGAAGCCTGCAGGGATCTGCAGGCACAGAAGGCACCTCCTCCTCTTTTCTGACATAGGACATCAATGTTCCGGACATCCCTTCTAATTTGACCCCCAAGTGACTCCATGTCCAGTCATCTGGACAAGTCACCAAGCAGAGTGGCCAGCGCTGGGGTGTGGAGGGAGTGCAACTGGGACAGATAATAAGCCAAAATATTAAAGGGGCCCAGAGGCCGTGAAGCAAATTCTAATCCAGTTTCCCTTGGGATGGCCACGTGACTGCCGTCCAGGGGTAGTTCATGGCCTCTGTGGGCCTCTGGGACTCGGGACAATTGTCTCGGACACCACGGAAGATGGCAGCTTGGATGGATGGTGGTGGTTACACACTCAGCCTTGGAGAGGAACGAGAGGTGGGCTTCTGGGCACCCTGGTTTCCTTGTCCAGGTTTGACCCTGCACTGTGGTCAAGTTGTATCCTTTTCCCAAATCAAAGGCTGAAAGCGACTTGATTACAATAGAGCATAATCAGCAATACACGTAGTGACAGGTTCTGGTAACCCTGAAATCCTCTCTTTGCTTTCCTGCCTCTGGGCCTTTCACTCTTACACACTTCAGACTGAAGCCCTCTTCCCCCGTCCTTCCCTGAGCCTTAGGAGGGTCCACTTCCGGGTCCTCAGGATGTACTTCCTGTGATGCGAAAGGTGAAAGCTTCCGGCTTTCCTGGTTTAGTCCTCACTGCCTGTCGGAACTGAGGTCTGCTCAGAAAAGACATCACAGTCGTCATCTTAGAGTGGTTGCCCCCGCCTCCACACCTGGTCTTTCAGAAATCCGCATGCACCTTTTCCCCAGCAAACTCAGGTATGAGCCCCGATCCTGCATCACCCCCTCCTCTGCTCCTCCCAGCCAGCGTCATGTCCATGAGACTCATGGGCATTGCACCTGCAGGCTGAGCCCTGAGACTCAACTGCGTCTCTCTGAGTGCTTCACAAGGTGAGAAGCATGGGCCCTCGTGGACTGTCAGCTCCATGCGAGCAGGAGCagcattcccaccagcactgcACACACAGCAGGTCTCCTTAGGTCCTACTGGGtgttggaggaggagggcagagtgGGGCGGGTGAAGTGTTCGGGAGGCGCCCAAGGATGGAGACGCTGTCCTGGAGCTCCTGAGGCTACTGCCTCCCGCGTGGAAGGAACAGGGCCCTCACCCTTCTCTGTGTTCACAGGAGtgatctcacacacacatacactcatggacacacacacagacacatagacacacacacacacgggtacacacacacacgagacaTGAAATAGTTCAAGATTCTTTCTTGATAACTGTGAGGAGAGGAGACAATGAAATTGAGACCTGGAGGATATCACGTcacaagaatttatttttcagatccAGTAGCTTGAGGCAGAGTAAGAAAACCCTTAGGACTCTTTACTGGCTTATGACAGAAATCTACAAGAGCTGATTATCTGCAAACCCTTATCACTACAATGCGACATAATCGGGCTGCCTGTGGTGGTGCCCATGGCTGCTTTGTAATCCTGATGCTCTGGTGCtgtgaaacaagaaaaacacaggTTGCTTGTTGGTACTGCATCACCATCAACCCAAGATCCCTCCCCACCTGGCCCTTCCTGTTTCAGGGTCACACCAGGATCCTCAGGCACAAGTTCACCTCTGGCTGTGATATTTGGAGCATGAGGTGGAATCCCCACACTCAGAAATAGATGAAGAGACTAAAGGaagacaagggcttcccagagTCACAAGCCCATCCCAGCAAAGCTGGAAGAGAGCAGAGGTTGAGGGCTCGTGACTCTCAAAACTTTAGCACAGTCAGAATCCCTGGAAGTCCTGGGAAAAGACAAATGGTCAGACCCCACCCCAGAGTCCAACTCAGGTGGCCTGAGTGGGGCTGAGAATCTGCCTTTCTGACAAGTTCTCTGGGTGGGGACCCCAGgagagaaccactgctctaaggGACACACAGCCAGGACGGGAGATCTGGGGctcggggagggagggggcagggtagGAGAGTCTTTCTCTGCCCTGGATGGGGCAGTGGGTCATTGGTCCAAAGGAAGTTCCACAACCCACCGCCACAGCAGTTCCCACAGTACAGAAGGGGCCACTTACATTATTACAGGTGATGTCGAAGTTACCCCTGACCTGGTCCAGGGTGACTGTCCCCTCACAGCGTTTCAGCAGCTGGAAGGGGAGGCTCAAGGTCAAAGTGGAACCACCCACCCCCAGGCCATAAGCTCCCAGCCTCACACCAGGGGCTGGGAACCTTGCTCGAAGCCCCCTGTTCAGCAATCTGGGAAGCAGCCTCctgtgcccccagcccccaggctcaCCCCATTCTCCTTGAAGTCACACTGCTCGGGGGGCTGCTGGGTGGTCCTGGAGCACACGGTCTCCTTCACCCTGAAGCTCACCCGCTTCGGGCTGTCTGGGTCTTCATCCTGCTCGAGGATCAGAGTGGGGAGACTGGGCTTGGGCTCAGGCTTCCTTCTCTGCTCTGTGTCTCTGCTCCTCCACCCAGAGggtcccttccccagccccctccctgacTTACATCCTGAGGAGGCTGGTCCAGCTCGAGAAGACGGTAAATGTTAGGTTCTGAGGATTGCTCATTGAGCTGATCCACAGCACGAAGCACGGCCTCCCTGTAGCTGAGGGCCTGGGCGCTGGCCGAGGGCAGCGCTAgtcccagcagcagcagccacagtgaCCACCGTCCCAGGGAGAGGCTGGCCCTCTGGGTCTCCATGGTGCCCAGTCTGCCTCCTCCCACCTGAGGGACCCTCCTTTTATGCTCAGCCTGGGCCTGATGCAAAGACTCAACCTGACCCGCCCCATCCCTGGCCTCCTCCCAGGTGCGAGGTGGACTTGACTCAGGCTTTGCTGTTGCTTCATTGGATTTCTGGGCAGTGGTCAGGGAGGCCCCTGTGCAAGGTGACGAAAGGGTTTCTCCATCTCCCTGACAATATCTCGGCCTCTCCTGGGGTCCGTGGGAAGTGTCACAGGCAGGGTTGCTCAAAGGGGTTGAGTCcttgaggagagggagggaccaGGCACTGTCTACATCCCCTCTGAGTCCACACCATGGGCTCCTGAGGATCCGGGGTAAAGGAGTGTATTCAGCAGTCAGCCTCCACCTCTTGGCACTGCCTGGAACCCAGTAGAGGGTCACTTGACATTTGGTGAGTGGATGACAGTACTACATCTCAAGATGTACACACCAGCCAGTCCCTAGGTAGACACAGGGCCACACCATCGTCTCTGTGTCCAGCCCTCATACAGTGAGCTCCATTTGTCTCCTCTCCTGGATTCCTCTGCATTGCTCTTCTCAGTCTAAAAATGTCCTGGCCCCAGAACCTACCAAACCTGGCCTATTGCTTTGGCTGCCTCTCATCTGCCCTGAGAAATGGTCATCTGCACGCTTCTTTGCTCTATTTCACCCTCAGGCCATCGCAGGCTGGACAGCCCTCCCTAAGTACAGGGGCCGCACTAAAGCCTTATCTTTATCTTCACAGGCTGCAGAGTCCATCTGTCCTCCAAACACTGATTCTCCCCTGTCGCTTCTCTCCTGGGTCCCCTCCTCTGTGGGTTCTGCTGAGTCTCCTCCAGGGAGTCTCCTCTTAGGAGGCAGGGCTGGCTCGGGTGCATCCGGGCTGCTTCTCCTCTCAGTTCTCACATGTTCCAGGGGCTATCCCTTCCCTTTTCAAGACACGAGTTCTCGTGCACACATGGCTCTGGGTTCAAGACTCCCATGAACACCCTGGTTGTCCGCACTGAGCTGTTGGCTGGGTGCTGCCGCAGGACCCTGAGCTGGAAGCCTGGGAGCCCTACCTGCTCCTTCTTCCTGAGGACACTCCTAGACCTCGTACCACTCCTTCCCTGGTCCTACCCCGTCTTCTCTCCTCCAACGGGGAGCCAGAATGCCCAAAGTCCTCCTCTGTGTTCCTGGCTCTTCCCTGACCACTGTCCACCCTCCATACCATTGTCTAGGGGGCTTCTGCAAATCACTGATTTGGGTATTTCACCCACCTCCTTGAGCCAGGGGCATTAGGGTCTGGATGCTTGGGTCTCTTTATTGTCCTCACTCCCCACCATACAGGCCTCAGGTATTGGGTCCCAGGCCACCCCGATCACTCGGGCCCGTCGGAGCCTCCAGCTCATCTCCCAACTGTGCCTCTGGTCCCTCTGCTTGCCCTGGCCTTCCTCCTTGGAAAGGCATCCCTGATCTCTAAGAACACTCAGAATCTCCTCCTCTTGGCTCTCACAGCCCTGAGAAAGTTTCTTCTCATTTGACTCCATGTCCAGTCGTGTGGGTGAGACACCAGGCTTGAGGGCTGGTGCTGGGTGGTAGAGAGAGCACAGATGGGAGCTATAAGCAGCCAAAGTGTTAGAGGGGCTCAGGGACCATGAAGCTCATTCTAATAAGGCTTGCCTTGGGATAGCCATGTGACTGGAGGCCAGGGGTAGCTCTTGGCATGTGTTGACCTGTGGGACTCTGAGCAGTTGGCTGGGGCCCCTCGGAAGTGGCAGCTGGATGGAAGGTGCTGGTTACACATCAGCCTTGGAGAGAGAAGGACAGGTGGGCCTTGGTGCAACCTGGTTACACAGCCCAGGTCTTGCCCCAGTGGCCTCTTGGTCAAGCTGTATCCTTTTCCCAAGTCAAAGAAGGAAAGCGAGGTGATTACAATAGAAAATTACTAGCAATACACATGGTTACTGGCTATTAGGTAAGCCTGAAACCCTCCCTGTGCTATcttgcctctgggcctttgcattGGCTCACACTTCAGACTGaagtcccctcccccatcctccctaATTCTGTGTAGGGTCCTCAGTGTGGTCCTTGATGGCACCTCTCATGGTGAGGAGCATGTCTTCCATGCTCTGAGCAACCAGCTTTTCTGGCTTAGTCCTCACAGCCTGTTAGGGCTGAGGCCTACTCAGGAAAGACGGCACAGCCCTTGTCTCCAGCCGGCATGTCCCCACTCCGCATCTGAACCTTGAGACAGGCATGCACGTTTCACCCCAACAAACTCTAGTAGGAGCTCTGATCCTGCATTGCCCCCTCCTTTGCTCCTCCCAGCCATCTTTCCTGTCCATAAGACTCTGGGGCAAGGAGAACCAGAATCCAGTCCCAAACAGTGCCCCCAAACCTCTGGGAACACCCACCAGCTCTCTGTGTAGGTCAGttgatgaggaaaatgagacccACAGGTAAACCATTCAATCAAGGACCCCCCTCACTAGGAAATGGCAGACTCAGCAGGGTGACCCGAACCCTCCCTCAGGGAGGCGCTCTACCCTGGGACGAGCTTAAACCTCAGCCCAAAAGCCCTGGAACTGGCATTGCATCCCTGCTTTATGACTCACTGAGGAGGGAGCTGGGCTCTCATGTCCCTTCACAGGCAGTCACTTACACAGGCCAAGCGCAGAGGAGACAGAGTATCCCAGCTGTCTCCTGGGGAGGGGGAAGCTGTGAAGGCAGCTGTGAAGGGACCTGAGAGCCATTACCATCTACCTCCCACAGTCCCAACAGCTGAGGGTCCTCAGGGCAGCCGCCCACTGACAGGATTGAACAGGACACTAACAATACCTACTGCCCAGCGCCCCACCCAGAGACCAGCATCCCTCTGGCCCACCTCAACCAAAAGGGTCAAAACTGAACTGTCGtctccccacacacacatttcGTACCTACCCCCAGG comes from the Bos mutus isolate GX-2022 chromosome 22, NWIPB_WYAK_1.1, whole genome shotgun sequence genome and includes:
- the LOC102269519 gene encoding cathelicidin-1 → METQRASLSLGRWSLWLLLLGLALPSASAQALSYREAVLRAVDQLNEQSSEPNIYRLLELDQPPQDDEDPDSPKRVSFRVKETVCSRTTQQPPEQCDFKENGLLKRCEGTVTLDQVRGNFDITCNNHQSIRITKQPWAPPQAARLCRIVVIRVCR